The Microbispora sp. ZYX-F-249 genome window below encodes:
- a CDS encoding Imm51 family immunity protein — translation MHPLRLIESAPGEYSLLLDVGTTQVDDVIEELAHTPNGYFWEGVAQLLVSTEASGLEGRFSYNPEGDMFCAYGGDRGALEELGTRMAAIAADADRMRRLVTAAEADGFEFDD, via the coding sequence ATGCATCCATTGAGGCTGATCGAGTCGGCTCCGGGAGAGTACTCGCTGTTGCTGGACGTGGGAACCACGCAGGTCGACGACGTGATCGAGGAGCTCGCTCACACGCCGAACGGATATTTCTGGGAAGGCGTCGCGCAACTGCTCGTCAGCACCGAGGCCTCCGGTTTGGAAGGCCGGTTCTCCTACAACCCCGAAGGCGACATGTTCTGCGCGTACGGAGGAGACCGCGGGGCACTGGAGGAACTGGGCACCCGGATGGCGGCCATCGCGGCTGACGCCGACCGCATGCGGCGGCTCGTCACGGCCGCCGAGGCGGACGGTTTCGAGTTCGACGACTGA